In Rosa chinensis cultivar Old Blush chromosome 1, RchiOBHm-V2, whole genome shotgun sequence, a genomic segment contains:
- the LOC112181741 gene encoding probable polygalacturonase, producing MGLLRRNPMKTQVMKSVLIVVVVALILRGGESRGVAKAKPKGPIKSESFQYSAMNCRAHSASLTEFGGVGDGKTSNTKAFQTAISKLSQFATDGGAQLFVPAGKWLTGSFSLTSHFTLYLHKDAVLLASQDLNEWPVLKALPSYGRGRDAAAGRFSSLIFGTNLTDVIVTGDNGTIDGQGEFWWQQFHKKKLKYTRPYLIEIMFSSDIQISDLTLLNSPSWNVHPVYSSNILVQGITIIAPISSPNTDGINPDSCTNTRIEDCYIVSGDDCVAVKSGWDEYGISFGMPTKQLVIRRLTCISPYSATIALGSEMSGGIQDVRAEDIVAINTESAVRIKTAVGRGGYVKDIYVRRMTLHTMKWAFWMTGNYGSHADGNYDKNAFPEITGINYRDVVAENVTMAARLEGIADHPFTGICMSNVTIGLAKKAKKQPWTCTDIQGITSGVTPTPCGLLPDQGTAKPGGCDFPADDIPIDMVEIKKCTYRSDV from the exons ATGGGATTGTTGAGAAGAAATCCCATGAAAACTCAA GTGATGAAATCAGTGTTAATAGTAGTTGTGGTGGCCTTAATACTAAGAGGGGGAGAGAGCAGAGGAGTAGCCAAGGCCAAGCCTAAGGGCCCCATAAAATCTGAGTCGTTTCAGTACTCTGCTATGAATTGCAGAGCTCACAGTGCTTCACTGACCGAGTTTGGAGGAGTTGGAGATGGAAAGACATCAAATACAAAGGCTTTTCAGACTGCAATCAGTAAGCTGAGCCAGTTTGCAACAGATGGAGGTGCTCAGCTTTTTGTTCCAGCTGGGAAATGGTTGACAGGAAGCTTCAGCCTCACCAGCCATTTCACTCTTTATCTTCACAAGGATGCTGTTCTTCTTGCTTCTCag GACTTGAATGAGTGGCCTGTGCTTAAAGCCCTTCCATCTTATGGTAGAGGAAGAGATGCAGCAGCTGGAAGGTTCTCCAGTCTCATATTTGGAACAAATCTCACTGATGTCATTGTTACAG GAGACAATGGCACAATTGATGGTCAAGGTGAGTTCTGGTGGCAACAGTTCCACAAGAAGAAGCTAAAATACACCCGCCCTTACCTGATTGAGATCATGTTCTCAAGTGATATCCAGATCTCAGATCTCACCCTCCTAAATTCTCCATCATGGAATGTTCATCCTGTCTATAGCAG TAACATTCTTGTGCAAGGGATTACTATCATTGCTCCAATTTCGTCTCCAAACACTGATGGGATCAATCCAG ATTCTTGCACAAATACTAGAATTGAAGACTGTTACATAGTCTCTGGTGATGATTGTGTAGCTGTTAAGAGTGGTTGGGATGAGTATGGTATATCATTTGGAATGCCTACAAAACAACTAGTGATCAGACGGCTCACATGCATTTCACCCTACAGTGCAACCATCGCATTGGGCAGCGAAATGTCAGGTGGGATCCAAGATGTCAGAGCCGAAGACATCGTGGCCATCAATACCGAATCAGCCGTCAGGATCAAGACAGCTGTAGGGAGAGGAGGGTATGTGAAAGACATATATGTAAGGAGAATGACACTGCACACAATGAAATGGGCATTTTGGATGACTGGTAATTATGGGTCACATGCTGATGGTAACTATGACAAAAATGCCTTTCCTGAGATTACTGGGATTAACTATAGAGACGTGGTGGCTGAAAATGTAACCATGGCTGCAAGATTGGAAGGCATTGCCGACCATCCATTTACCGGGATTTGCATGTCCAATGTGACCATTGGATTGGCAAAGAAGGCAAAGAAGCAGCCATGGACATGTACTGATATTCAGGGGATCACAAGCGGTGTGACGCCAACGCCCTGTGGTCTGCTGCCTGATCAAGGAACTGCTAAACCTGGTGGTTGTGATTTTCCAGCAGATGATATACCGATCGACATGGTAGAGATTAAAAAGTGTACTTATAGGAGTGATGTGTAA